The following are from one region of the Amycolatopsis sp. QT-25 genome:
- a CDS encoding Lrp/AsnC family transcriptional regulator, which produces MGDEPRAQMEQRTPRGLDNTDRTLIALLQVDGRASFTALAKAVGLSEGAVRQRVQRLLRDETMQIVAVTDPANVGLGRQAMVGIRVHGDPRAVSDQLSGLPDVHYVVLTAGGYDLLAEVACRDDEHLLSVLNDDIRPIPGVVSTETLVYLKLAKQTYAWGNLTR; this is translated from the coding sequence ATGGGTGACGAACCACGCGCGCAGATGGAGCAGCGCACACCTAGAGGTTTGGACAATACCGATCGGACGTTGATCGCTTTACTGCAAGTCGACGGGCGGGCCTCGTTCACGGCCTTGGCCAAGGCCGTCGGACTGTCGGAGGGCGCCGTGCGGCAGCGGGTCCAGCGGCTGCTGCGGGACGAGACGATGCAGATCGTCGCGGTCACGGATCCGGCGAACGTCGGGCTCGGCCGTCAGGCGATGGTCGGGATCAGGGTCCACGGCGATCCACGAGCGGTCTCCGACCAGCTCTCCGGATTGCCGGACGTCCATTACGTCGTGCTGACCGCGGGAGGCTACGACCTGCTCGCCGAGGTCGCCTGCCGGGACGACGAACACCTCTTGAGTGTGCTGAACGACGACATCCGGCCCATCCCGGGTGTCGTCAGCACCGAAACCTTGGTCTACCTGAAACTGGCAAAACAGACATATGCCTGGGGCAACCTGACCCGATGA
- a CDS encoding DUF6328 family protein, with protein sequence MVEHTGETKNERLTRNVSELLQELRVAQAGVQILFGFLLTVVFTDEFHEASGFEKAIHLTAVLLTVCSTVLLTAPAAWHRLLFRTGNRERILTVGNRSVLAGLGFLAAAIVTTVALIAKVVYGPISMTILGAVSAVLFFAMWFVVPKKIDRNGD encoded by the coding sequence ATGGTCGAGCACACCGGCGAGACGAAGAACGAACGCCTGACCCGCAACGTCAGTGAGCTCCTGCAGGAGCTGCGAGTCGCGCAGGCGGGCGTCCAGATCCTCTTCGGTTTCCTGCTCACGGTGGTGTTCACCGACGAGTTCCACGAGGCGAGCGGGTTCGAGAAAGCCATCCATCTCACCGCGGTCCTGCTCACGGTGTGTTCGACGGTGCTGCTGACGGCGCCCGCCGCGTGGCACCGGCTGCTTTTCCGTACCGGCAACCGTGAGCGGATCCTCACCGTGGGCAACCGTTCCGTCCTGGCCGGGCTCGGCTTCCTCGCGGCCGCCATCGTCACCACGGTCGCGCTCATCGCCAAGGTCGTCTACGGCCCGATTTCGATGACGATTCTCGGCGCGGTGTCGGCGGTGCTCTTCTTCGCCATGTGGTTCGTGGTACCGAAGAAGATCGATCGCAACGGCGACTGA
- a CDS encoding undecaprenyl diphosphate synthase family protein, which produces MRFRERPSARLYTVGSPDPDLIIQTSGQVRLSGFLLWQAGDFQLYFYMPTGRAPGTSTFCERSGGGLDRDDLAGRDHIVITIE; this is translated from the coding sequence ATCCGTTTCCGTGAACGCCCTTCCGCGCGTCTGTACACGGTCGGCAGTCCTGATCCGGACCTGATCATCCAGACCAGCGGCCAGGTTCGGCTGTCCGGATTCCTGCTTTGGCAGGCGGGGGATTTCCAGCTGTACTTCTACATGCCGACTGGCCGGGCTCCCGGTACATCGACCTTCTGCGAGCGCTCCGGAGGTGGGCTCGATCGCGATGATCTTGCAGGTCGCGACCACATCGTCATCACGATTGAGTAG
- a CDS encoding EamA family transporter, translating to MSTNPPDRTWLVAVAAALWGTDGLLRLPLAEALPAATVVFWEHLLVVLVLSPFIPGAFRALRRCGPREWLAVLAIGGGSSALATAMFTAAFKLGDPVTPLVLQKLQPVFAVLAAYFVLRERVRPGYAFFAIPALLGAWLLAFKDPLNIQLAAAKAALLAIGAAALWAAGTVLGRLLSTELAPKEVTTLRFTVGLPVAAGIVAYQGGEFAVGWDNALGLALLALVPGLLALSLYYVGLRSTPAARATLAELAFPVTAAVIGVLCLNADLSGTQWLGLAVVVASVTSLGWHEKVRRQPMVLEPLNGRAHRRDEERTPDPQRQ from the coding sequence GTGAGTACCAATCCTCCGGATCGCACTTGGCTGGTCGCGGTCGCCGCCGCTCTTTGGGGTACCGACGGGCTTCTGCGGCTTCCGCTGGCCGAGGCGCTCCCGGCGGCCACGGTCGTCTTCTGGGAGCACCTGCTCGTGGTGCTCGTGTTGAGCCCGTTCATCCCCGGCGCCTTCCGGGCGTTGCGCCGCTGCGGTCCGCGCGAATGGCTGGCCGTGCTCGCCATCGGCGGCGGCTCTTCCGCGCTGGCGACGGCGATGTTCACCGCGGCCTTCAAACTGGGCGACCCGGTGACGCCGTTGGTACTGCAGAAGCTCCAGCCGGTCTTCGCCGTTCTGGCGGCGTATTTCGTACTCCGTGAGCGGGTCCGCCCGGGATACGCCTTCTTCGCGATCCCGGCACTGCTGGGTGCTTGGCTGCTGGCGTTCAAGGATCCGCTGAACATCCAGCTCGCCGCGGCGAAGGCGGCACTGCTGGCGATCGGCGCGGCCGCGTTGTGGGCGGCGGGAACGGTGCTCGGACGGCTGCTGTCCACCGAGCTGGCGCCGAAGGAGGTGACCACCTTGCGGTTCACCGTCGGCCTCCCGGTGGCGGCCGGGATCGTGGCCTATCAGGGCGGCGAGTTCGCGGTCGGCTGGGACAACGCGCTCGGCCTCGCCCTGCTCGCGCTGGTCCCCGGTCTGCTGGCGCTGAGCCTGTACTACGTCGGCCTGCGGTCGACACCCGCCGCCAGGGCGACGTTGGCCGAGCTGGCGTTCCCCGTCACGGCCGCCGTTATCGGCGTATTGTGCTTGAACGCCGATTTGTCGGGTACCCAGTGGCTGGGCCTTGCCGTGGTGGTCGCGTCAGTGACGTCGCTCGGCTGGCACGAAAAGGTCAGGCGTCAACCGATGGTCTTGGAGCCGCTGAATGGTCGAGCACACCGGCGAGACGAAGAACGAACGCCTGACCCGCAACGTCAGTGA
- a CDS encoding superoxide dismutase — protein sequence MRPIPTLALVLSSAALALTAGAGPATAVPGSRVHVITAKSGLTSYKPELVPPGARAHVFGLTSKAHGTSTAVLVTGLLPNREYGAHAHTKPCGATGDLAGPHYQNVEDPVKPSVDPAYANPRNEIWLDLTTDATGRGAAVSKVDWTFTDRRANSIVIHETHTHTHPGHAGTAGARLACVTVGF from the coding sequence ATGCGCCCCATCCCCACCCTCGCCCTCGTCCTGTCCTCGGCCGCACTGGCCCTGACCGCCGGCGCCGGCCCGGCCACCGCCGTCCCCGGCTCCCGCGTCCACGTGATCACCGCCAAGAGCGGCCTCACGAGCTACAAACCGGAACTGGTGCCGCCCGGTGCCCGCGCGCACGTCTTCGGGCTGACCTCCAAGGCACACGGCACCTCGACCGCGGTCCTGGTGACCGGGCTGCTCCCCAACCGCGAATACGGCGCCCACGCGCACACGAAGCCGTGCGGTGCCACCGGGGACCTCGCCGGACCGCACTACCAGAACGTCGAAGACCCGGTGAAGCCGTCGGTGGACCCGGCCTACGCCAACCCCCGCAACGAGATCTGGCTCGACCTCACCACCGACGCCACCGGTCGCGGCGCCGCCGTGTCCAAAGTGGACTGGACATTCACCGACCGGCGCGCGAACTCCATCGTGATCCACGAAACGCATACGCACACCCACCCCGGTCACGCCGGCACCGCGGGCGCGCGGCTGGCCTGTGTGACCGTCGGTTTCTAG
- the helR gene encoding RNA polymerase recycling motor ATPase HelR: MSNQQYDEELRSERQYVASLYGRLDAERARVKEAYAGALRGEGLALSDREVSVGAKAHEMARLKIADEGLCFGRLDALSGERRYVGRIGLFDEENDYEPLVLDWRAPASRAFYCATGASPEGMSRRRQFRTLGRDVLDFTDEVFGRPESTGERGDVALLAAVNAPRGEGMRDIVATIQAEQDEIIRLAHAGVVVVEGGPGTGKTAVALHRVAYLLYTKRERMERRGVLVVGPSSGFLDHIGRVLPSLGETSVVFATTGDLVAGLRTEREDPPPVQRLKGSLAILDVLSAAVADRQELPAEAEPIELDDVTVPLDAEIVAAARAVARESGLLHNEARPVFEREVIAALAKRAVDRLGAGWLPRDDEHTRPEMVKNARRDLEASGKLRTVLDRLWPVLTPQRLLADLYASPERLRAAGADPALFREDADAWTVSDVPLLDEAVELLGRDRTAERRAAERERLARKEYAERVLEIVEVEDDHDDYEFALRPTDLLMAEELADRFAERDDRELAERAAADREWTYGHVVVDEAQELSEMDWRVLMRRCPSRSFTVVGDLAQRRSPSGARSWDAMLSRYVADRWVHRKLTVNYRTPSEIMAVAASLLASFAPGAVPPDSVRSSGVRPWARRLSGVDTGDREAAVTEFIREESAREGTSVVIGPPGVPGTVPASATKGLEYDAVLVVEPERILADGPSGEAELYVALTRATQRLGVLYSGTLPAVLRGLDTRRRTPDAYLRCV; this comes from the coding sequence TTGTCAAACCAGCAGTACGACGAGGAATTGCGGTCCGAACGGCAGTATGTCGCGTCGCTCTACGGGCGGCTGGACGCCGAACGCGCGCGGGTGAAGGAGGCGTATGCCGGTGCGCTGCGGGGAGAAGGCCTCGCGCTTTCCGACCGTGAGGTCTCGGTCGGCGCCAAGGCGCATGAGATGGCCAGGCTGAAGATCGCCGACGAGGGCCTTTGTTTCGGCCGGTTGGACGCCCTTTCGGGAGAGCGGAGGTATGTCGGCCGGATCGGCCTTTTCGACGAGGAGAACGACTACGAACCGTTGGTGCTGGACTGGCGGGCGCCGGCGTCGCGCGCGTTCTACTGCGCGACGGGCGCGTCCCCGGAAGGAATGTCCCGGCGCCGCCAATTCCGCACCCTCGGGCGTGACGTGCTCGACTTCACCGACGAGGTCTTCGGCCGTCCGGAATCGACGGGGGAACGGGGTGACGTCGCGCTGCTGGCCGCGGTCAACGCGCCACGTGGCGAGGGGATGCGGGACATCGTCGCGACGATCCAGGCCGAGCAGGACGAGATCATCCGGCTGGCCCACGCGGGCGTCGTGGTCGTGGAGGGCGGCCCCGGCACCGGGAAGACGGCGGTGGCGCTGCACCGGGTGGCGTACCTGCTGTACACGAAACGGGAGCGCATGGAACGCCGCGGCGTGCTCGTGGTCGGGCCCAGCAGCGGCTTCCTCGACCACATCGGCCGGGTCCTGCCGTCGCTCGGTGAGACCAGCGTCGTCTTCGCGACGACCGGTGACCTCGTCGCCGGGCTGCGCACCGAACGCGAGGACCCGCCACCGGTCCAGCGGCTCAAGGGCTCGTTGGCGATCCTGGACGTGCTTTCGGCGGCGGTGGCGGACCGGCAGGAACTACCGGCCGAGGCCGAGCCGATCGAACTCGACGACGTCACCGTGCCGCTGGACGCCGAGATCGTGGCCGCCGCGCGGGCGGTGGCAAGGGAGAGCGGCCTGCTGCACAACGAGGCGCGGCCCGTCTTCGAGCGGGAGGTGATCGCCGCGCTCGCCAAGCGCGCGGTCGATCGGCTCGGCGCGGGCTGGCTGCCGCGCGACGACGAGCACACGCGCCCGGAGATGGTGAAGAACGCGCGGCGCGACTTGGAAGCCAGCGGGAAGCTCCGCACGGTACTCGACCGCCTCTGGCCGGTGCTGACGCCGCAGCGGCTGCTCGCCGACCTCTACGCCTCGCCGGAGCGATTGCGGGCGGCGGGGGCCGATCCGGCGCTGTTCCGCGAGGACGCCGACGCGTGGACGGTGTCCGACGTGCCGTTGCTGGACGAGGCCGTCGAACTGCTCGGCCGGGACCGCACCGCCGAACGCCGGGCGGCGGAACGGGAGCGGCTGGCACGGAAGGAATACGCCGAGCGGGTGCTGGAAATCGTCGAGGTCGAGGACGACCACGACGATTACGAATTCGCGCTCCGGCCGACGGACTTGCTGATGGCGGAGGAGCTGGCGGACCGGTTCGCCGAACGCGACGACCGGGAGCTGGCCGAACGCGCCGCCGCCGACCGGGAATGGACCTATGGCCACGTCGTGGTCGACGAAGCACAGGAACTGTCCGAAATGGACTGGCGGGTGCTGATGCGGCGTTGTCCCAGCCGGTCGTTCACCGTCGTCGGGGATCTCGCGCAGCGGCGGTCGCCGTCCGGCGCGCGGTCGTGGGACGCGATGCTCTCCCGGTACGTCGCCGACCGGTGGGTCCACCGGAAACTGACCGTCAACTACCGGACGCCGTCGGAGATCATGGCGGTGGCGGCCTCGCTGCTGGCGAGTTTCGCGCCCGGTGCCGTTCCGCCGGACTCGGTGCGGTCGAGCGGAGTGCGGCCGTGGGCCCGTCGACTGTCCGGAGTGGACACTGGGGACAGGGAAGCGGCCGTCACCGAGTTCATCCGCGAGGAATCGGCGCGTGAAGGGACTTCGGTCGTGATCGGGCCGCCGGGCGTGCCGGGCACGGTGCCGGCGTCCGCCACCAAGGGGCTGGAATACGACGCGGTCCTGGTGGTGGAGCCGGAGCGGATCCTCGCGGACGGTCCGAGCGGTGAGGCGGAACTGTACGTCGCGCTGACACGGGCGACGCAGCGGCTCGGGGTCTTGTACAGCGGGACGCTGCCCGCCGTGCTGCGCGGGCTCGACACCCGGCGGCGGACCCCGGACGCGTACCTGCGCTGTGTCTGA
- a CDS encoding LamG-like jellyroll fold domain-containing protein, with amino-acid sequence MNDSSRRTFLRGAGLLGAGAAVSALPALDAPAASATFGHHGPDAEDGRFTLAVLPDTQYLFDADRGDPAPLDATLRYVTGGDENIVFLAHLGDLTENGQPGEFDQISRSFQHLDRRRFPYSTLAGNHDVNSSTDDQRGRTPYLDAFGPQRQRGSRTFRGASPDGYHSQHVFRAGGREWLLLALDWRPSARGLEWARSVLARNPRLPAILTIHELVWADEAGQARFSEFGQKVWDELITGNDQIFLTLNGHFWPPGRAVKRNNAGNDVHLHITNYQDRYYGGSAMIRLYRFDLARNVIDVRTFSPWLADQAPRLNELQRREIERTGPADYFSLEIDFESRFAAFAPVPIPPARPAERQLIRGTVAYWRFEGRDGAPVSAVGGVRDLSGRGNDLVRVTLPGSAPETLRFSGEFSRRQPSRSSLRFDGGKKPARGGYLRTVDSAPMNAETFARGYTVEAFVKLPADFKDGKHSWAAIFGRQGDGGKAGKTGDDPGEPSATLSFSDGAAVQWAVFPVNQNGISTCWGHELALQEWIHVAAVNDGRRTTLYVDGCPVLRNPKTPATGIANPGGSWLIGAYAYDSIVEQAFHGWLGDVRVVGRALDPREFMLG; translated from the coding sequence GTGAACGATTCCTCCAGACGGACCTTCCTGCGCGGTGCGGGCCTGCTCGGCGCGGGTGCGGCGGTGTCCGCGTTGCCGGCACTCGATGCCCCCGCGGCTTCGGCGACCTTCGGCCACCACGGCCCGGACGCCGAAGACGGCCGCTTCACCCTCGCGGTCCTGCCCGACACCCAGTATCTCTTCGACGCCGACCGCGGTGACCCCGCGCCGTTGGACGCCACCCTGCGGTACGTCACCGGTGGCGACGAGAACATCGTCTTCCTGGCGCATCTCGGCGACCTCACCGAAAACGGGCAGCCTGGCGAGTTCGACCAGATCAGCCGGTCGTTCCAGCACCTGGACCGGCGCCGGTTCCCATACAGCACGCTGGCCGGCAACCACGACGTCAACTCCTCGACCGACGACCAGCGCGGCCGCACACCGTATCTGGACGCGTTCGGACCGCAGCGGCAACGGGGATCGCGGACCTTCCGCGGTGCCAGCCCCGACGGCTACCACAGTCAGCACGTCTTCCGTGCGGGCGGGCGTGAGTGGCTGCTGCTCGCGCTCGACTGGCGGCCGTCGGCGCGCGGGCTGGAGTGGGCACGGTCGGTGCTCGCGCGGAATCCGCGGCTTCCGGCCATCCTGACCATCCATGAATTGGTATGGGCCGACGAGGCCGGACAGGCTCGGTTCTCGGAGTTCGGGCAGAAGGTGTGGGACGAACTGATCACCGGGAACGACCAGATCTTCCTGACCCTCAACGGGCACTTCTGGCCGCCGGGCCGCGCGGTGAAGCGGAACAACGCGGGCAACGACGTCCACCTGCACATCACCAACTACCAGGACCGCTACTACGGTGGCAGCGCGATGATCCGGCTCTACCGGTTCGACCTGGCGCGGAACGTGATCGACGTCCGCACGTTCTCGCCGTGGCTGGCGGACCAGGCGCCGCGGCTGAACGAGCTGCAACGGCGGGAGATCGAACGCACCGGCCCGGCGGACTACTTCAGCCTGGAGATCGACTTCGAGTCGAGGTTCGCCGCTTTCGCGCCGGTCCCGATCCCGCCCGCGCGGCCTGCCGAACGGCAGCTGATCCGCGGGACCGTGGCCTACTGGCGGTTCGAAGGCCGAGACGGCGCGCCTGTCAGCGCTGTAGGCGGTGTCCGCGACCTTTCGGGCCGGGGCAACGACCTGGTCCGGGTGACCCTGCCCGGCAGCGCGCCCGAGACGCTGCGGTTCTCCGGTGAGTTCTCCCGGCGGCAGCCGTCGAGGTCGAGCCTCCGGTTCGACGGCGGCAAGAAACCGGCTCGCGGTGGCTATCTGCGGACGGTGGACTCCGCGCCGATGAACGCGGAGACCTTCGCCCGCGGTTACACCGTCGAGGCGTTCGTGAAACTGCCCGCGGATTTCAAGGACGGCAAGCATTCCTGGGCCGCGATCTTCGGCAGGCAGGGTGACGGCGGCAAGGCGGGCAAAACCGGTGACGACCCGGGAGAACCGTCGGCCACACTGTCCTTTTCGGACGGTGCCGCGGTCCAATGGGCGGTGTTCCCGGTGAACCAGAACGGGATCTCCACCTGCTGGGGGCACGAACTGGCGTTGCAGGAGTGGATCCACGTCGCGGCCGTCAACGACGGCAGGCGGACGACGCTCTACGTCGACGGCTGCCCGGTGCTGCGAAATCCGAAGACGCCCGCCACCGGCATCGCGAACCCCGGCGGCTCTTGGCTGATCGGCGCCTACGCCTACGACTCGATCGTCGAGCAGGCGTTCCACGGCTGGCTCGGTGACGTCCGGGTGGTGGGAAGGGCGCTGGACCCGCGCGAGTTCATGCTCGGCTGA
- a CDS encoding DUF2339 domain-containing protein has translation MLIAMTTDGDVLLRLAGEIDDLGARLARVGTELRTVRSEVEPKAEETPEQGSREQAEQQEPQTGQSAQQASTQAQQPQTEQSARQTPPQVQQPQAEHSVPHVPPQPQQAPQPQVPQQPYPHPQYQQHAHYQQHYQQAQYAQWQQQYRQPHPPQQPYRPYQPVPKVTLGEKLSKEGAGSRLLAWIGGAVTLLGVVLFLVLAIQRGWFGPLPRVLGGAVLGAALVGIGLRLHRTPAGRTGAFALAATGIGALYLDAIAATTMYEYLPAYAGLAIGLLIAVGGLLLAVRWKSSLLATAVVLGCVVCAPIITQGFTPQLVAFLVVVQVASTPVQLRQSWPSVAVTAGIPPLVASVFSTAFTGFGGSTANSAAALAAGGVGLALALIVTAKRSGDAAALALLAVAPAPSLLAALFLPKTPAVLVTASVALVLLAVWAAGQWLDGWTGDLAGAAGLLAALQTTMTLFDGSARSALLIGEGVLLALVALWTKKHVAFFGGLGFTVIGGMIALAFDVPPTLFFLIRNRSDADLAAALLVAAAILAVSITLPWVAHRLGLFKAASENVVPWLFAGVCGLYGAGALVLCGALLAVPGRPGFLVGHVVITVSWTVAALVLLIRGISAVSLRVIGFVLVGAAVLKLVLFDLSALDGLARVAAFLLAGLVLLGAGTRYAKLVASR, from the coding sequence ATGCTGATCGCCATGACCACCGATGGGGATGTGCTCCTCAGGCTCGCCGGGGAGATCGACGACCTTGGGGCCCGCCTCGCGCGGGTCGGTACGGAGCTGCGGACCGTCCGGTCCGAAGTGGAGCCGAAGGCCGAAGAGACGCCCGAGCAGGGGTCCCGAGAGCAGGCCGAGCAGCAGGAACCGCAAACCGGGCAGTCCGCGCAACAGGCGTCAACCCAGGCCCAGCAGCCGCAAACCGAGCAGTCCGCGCGACAGACGCCGCCCCAGGTCCAGCAGCCACAGGCCGAGCACTCCGTACCCCATGTACCGCCGCAGCCCCAGCAGGCGCCGCAGCCGCAGGTGCCGCAGCAGCCGTACCCCCACCCCCAGTATCAGCAGCACGCCCACTACCAGCAGCACTACCAGCAGGCCCAGTACGCGCAGTGGCAGCAGCAGTACCGGCAGCCGCACCCGCCGCAGCAGCCCTACCGCCCGTATCAGCCGGTACCGAAGGTCACGCTCGGCGAGAAGCTGAGCAAGGAAGGCGCCGGCAGCAGGCTGCTGGCCTGGATCGGTGGCGCGGTCACGCTGCTCGGGGTCGTGCTGTTCCTCGTACTCGCGATCCAGCGTGGCTGGTTCGGCCCGTTGCCTCGGGTGCTCGGCGGTGCCGTGCTCGGCGCGGCGCTGGTCGGGATCGGGCTGCGCCTGCACCGCACGCCGGCGGGCCGCACGGGTGCGTTCGCGCTCGCCGCGACCGGGATCGGGGCGTTGTACCTCGACGCCATCGCCGCGACGACGATGTACGAGTACCTCCCGGCCTACGCCGGTCTCGCGATCGGGCTCCTGATCGCGGTCGGCGGGTTGCTGCTGGCCGTGCGGTGGAAGTCTTCGCTGCTCGCGACGGCCGTCGTGCTCGGCTGTGTGGTCTGCGCGCCGATCATCACGCAGGGTTTCACCCCGCAACTGGTCGCGTTCCTGGTGGTGGTCCAGGTCGCTTCCACGCCGGTGCAGCTGCGTCAGTCGTGGCCGTCGGTCGCGGTCACGGCCGGCATCCCGCCGCTGGTCGCGTCGGTCTTCAGCACGGCGTTCACCGGTTTCGGTGGCAGCACGGCCAACAGCGCCGCCGCGCTGGCCGCGGGCGGCGTCGGGCTCGCGCTGGCCCTGATCGTCACGGCCAAGCGGTCGGGGGACGCCGCCGCGCTCGCCCTGCTGGCCGTCGCGCCGGCGCCGTCGTTGCTCGCCGCGTTGTTCCTGCCGAAAACCCCGGCCGTGCTCGTCACCGCGTCGGTGGCGCTGGTGCTGCTCGCGGTGTGGGCGGCCGGGCAATGGCTCGACGGCTGGACAGGTGACCTCGCGGGTGCCGCCGGGCTCCTCGCGGCCCTGCAGACGACGATGACGCTGTTCGACGGCAGTGCCCGGTCGGCGCTCCTCATCGGCGAAGGCGTTCTGCTTGCTCTGGTCGCGTTGTGGACGAAGAAACACGTGGCGTTCTTCGGCGGGCTGGGTTTCACCGTCATCGGTGGCATGATCGCGCTGGCCTTCGACGTCCCGCCGACGCTCTTCTTCCTGATCCGGAACCGTTCGGACGCCGACCTCGCCGCCGCTTTGCTCGTGGCCGCCGCGATTTTGGCCGTCTCGATCACGCTTCCGTGGGTCGCGCACCGGCTCGGGCTGTTCAAAGCCGCGTCGGAGAACGTGGTGCCGTGGCTCTTCGCCGGGGTCTGCGGGCTCTACGGGGCGGGCGCGCTGGTGCTGTGCGGCGCGTTGCTGGCCGTTCCCGGCCGCCCGGGTTTCCTGGTGGGCCACGTCGTGATCACGGTGTCCTGGACGGTCGCCGCGCTGGTGCTGCTCATCCGCGGCATCTCCGCGGTCAGCCTGCGGGTGATCGGGTTCGTACTGGTCGGGGCGGCGGTGCTGAAGCTGGTGCTGTTCGACCTCTCCGCGCTCGACGGTCTCGCCAGGGTCGCCGCGTTCCTGCTCGCCGGGCTGGTGTTGCTCGGTGCCGGGACGCGCTACGCGAAACTCGTCGCGTCCCGCTGA
- a CDS encoding ATP-binding protein: MHRADDYLPRRAAVMVAEALDDTRVVILNGARQTGKSTLAELCLRDHPDSVRRYLDDPRTRASAAADPVAFLDAPGIMLIDEVQRVPDLWLTIKHTVDRDPRPGRFLLTGSARLLGLSQLPDSLPGRSETIELFPLSQGEITGDPDGFVDAAFVHGSRLRAAASTLRRRDYLALAARGGYPEAVRRGTPRRRAQFFRSYLDDIMSRDVHQVADIQRISDMRRLIGTLAAQSGGLLNYSRLSSDLALPASTVRDYIGLLELVYLIRLIPGWSANATTRAVATPKLVFNDVGLAGHLVAGVTNDATTGGLMETFVIGELARQITWGQTMPRLHHYRDRDGYEVDAILEDNAGRVVAIEVKAAETVRTDDFRSIRVLQRRLGDRFCAGFVLYCGDQQLPFGENLACLPISALWTTHPQ, from the coding sequence GTGCACAGAGCTGATGACTATCTTCCGCGCAGGGCCGCTGTCATGGTTGCGGAGGCTCTCGATGACACGCGTGTCGTCATCCTCAACGGTGCCCGGCAAACCGGTAAGAGCACGCTCGCCGAGCTGTGTTTGCGCGATCACCCGGACAGTGTGCGGCGCTATCTCGACGATCCGCGGACCAGGGCTTCTGCCGCCGCGGATCCGGTGGCATTCCTGGACGCGCCCGGAATCATGCTCATCGATGAGGTTCAGCGGGTCCCGGACCTTTGGCTGACCATCAAACACACAGTGGACCGGGATCCTCGTCCGGGGCGATTTCTGCTGACCGGCTCAGCCCGGCTTCTCGGATTGAGTCAGCTGCCCGATTCCCTGCCAGGGCGATCGGAGACGATCGAGCTGTTTCCCTTGTCGCAAGGGGAAATCACTGGCGATCCTGACGGTTTCGTCGATGCCGCATTCGTGCACGGCAGCCGATTGCGAGCAGCAGCTTCGACATTGCGTCGTCGTGACTACCTGGCTCTCGCCGCGCGCGGTGGATATCCGGAAGCCGTTCGTCGCGGAACTCCACGGCGACGTGCTCAGTTCTTCAGGTCCTACCTCGACGACATCATGAGCCGGGATGTGCATCAAGTCGCGGATATCCAACGCATCTCCGATATGCGGCGTCTTATCGGGACACTCGCGGCACAGTCCGGTGGCTTGCTCAACTACAGTCGGCTCTCCTCGGATCTGGCTCTCCCCGCGTCGACTGTGCGCGATTACATCGGACTTCTCGAACTGGTCTACCTGATCCGGCTCATCCCGGGGTGGTCGGCGAACGCGACGACGCGGGCGGTGGCCACACCGAAGCTGGTGTTCAACGACGTGGGTCTGGCCGGGCACCTGGTCGCCGGTGTCACCAACGACGCCACGACAGGCGGACTCATGGAGACGTTCGTCATCGGCGAACTCGCGCGCCAGATCACGTGGGGTCAGACGATGCCTCGTCTGCACCACTATCGGGATCGCGACGGCTACGAGGTCGACGCCATCTTGGAGGACAACGCCGGCCGTGTGGTCGCTATCGAGGTGAAGGCCGCTGAAACCGTCCGGACCGATGACTTTCGCTCGATCCGGGTCCTGCAACGACGCCTGGGCGACCGCTTTTGTGCCGGTTTCGTTCTCTACTGTGGCGACCAACAGCTTCCGTTCGGAGAGAACCTCGCGTGCCTGCCGATCAGCGCGCTGTGGACTACTCATCCGCAGTGA
- a CDS encoding TIGR03667 family PPOX class F420-dependent oxidoreductase, which produces MSYRPDPRLAERAKENVAWLTTISPKGRPSPRPVWFVLDGDDVIVFSRPDTAKTRHIEANPEVSLHFNSDEHGGSILVIGGKAEILPDGLASEQPGFLDKYEKHYPAIDYDVPKFDREYHVRIRIRPERVWGF; this is translated from the coding sequence ATGAGCTACCGACCCGACCCGCGGCTCGCCGAGCGGGCGAAGGAGAACGTCGCCTGGCTGACCACGATCAGCCCGAAGGGACGCCCTTCGCCCCGTCCGGTGTGGTTCGTCCTCGACGGTGACGACGTCATCGTCTTCAGCAGGCCGGACACGGCGAAGACCCGGCACATCGAGGCCAATCCCGAGGTCAGCCTCCACTTCAACAGCGACGAGCACGGCGGCTCGATCCTGGTGATCGGCGGCAAGGCCGAAATCCTGCCGGACGGTCTCGCGTCGGAGCAGCCGGGTTTCCTCGACAAGTACGAGAAGCACTACCCCGCCATCGACTACGACGTCCCGAAATTCGATCGGGAGTACCACGTCCGGATCAGGATCCGGCCCGAGCGCGTTTGGGGCTTCTAG